A window of Desulfobacterales bacterium contains these coding sequences:
- a CDS encoding SurA N-terminal domain-containing protein produces MLNKMRESAGSWMIKVLLGIIVLAFVFMGAGSFNSGRTTKAANVNGEPISIREYQQAYQRMIERLRQQFGDRFNNEMIEMFDLKQQAMNQVIETELLRQTARKYNLQVVPTELAETITRIPAFQKNGQFNQQQYKMVLNQNRLSPESFEALQRESMLIQKFRSIVSSGIQVSPAEARQWYNWKNAEIKIDYALFKPANFSDIPIDEAAVKAYYEAHKEQYKTQPQIKARYLKFSPEDYLSKVEVSEAEIEAYYRNNKKKYQQPATVHARHILLKLDKTASPEEVAKRREKAVEIMEKARSGKDFAGLAQKYSEGPSKEKGGDIGTFERGDMVKPFSDKAFSMEPGEISDPVRTEFGWHIIKVEEKTEKSINPLAEVKDQIRQTLAMEKAKNKAYDDAFSMYNISFAGDDLVKNTESREDLSVQTTDFFTREKGPAGVSESKAFAEAAFKLPLMDVSDVKELGNAFFLIQILEKKEAQIPEFETVREQVITDWKKQERKKAAKNAAKAFLTDVKSADSIQTAAREAGIEIHTTDFFTRNQSIPEIGRDQALMDAAFNLSASEPLPDTPIDGQKGFYIIAFADKQMPDPENFETEKEQVVQQLLNQKKSRYMDAWIAQLREKSEIEISEQIIN; encoded by the coding sequence ATGCTTAACAAAATGCGGGAAAGCGCCGGCTCTTGGATGATCAAAGTTCTTCTGGGCATTATTGTGCTGGCGTTTGTTTTCATGGGGGCCGGCAGCTTTAATTCGGGCCGGACTACCAAAGCCGCCAATGTCAACGGCGAACCGATTTCCATTCGCGAATATCAACAGGCATACCAGCGAATGATTGAACGGCTCCGCCAGCAGTTCGGGGACCGGTTTAACAATGAGATGATTGAAATGTTCGATCTCAAGCAGCAGGCCATGAATCAGGTTATTGAAACCGAGCTTCTGCGGCAGACCGCCCGGAAATACAACCTTCAGGTGGTCCCTACTGAATTGGCCGAGACCATCACCCGTATTCCGGCGTTTCAGAAAAACGGGCAATTCAATCAGCAGCAGTATAAAATGGTTTTAAATCAGAACCGCCTGTCTCCGGAGTCTTTTGAGGCCCTCCAGCGGGAATCCATGCTTATCCAGAAATTCCGTTCCATTGTGTCCAGCGGCATCCAGGTTTCCCCGGCCGAAGCCCGGCAATGGTACAACTGGAAAAATGCAGAGATCAAAATCGATTATGCCCTGTTTAAGCCCGCCAATTTTTCTGATATCCCCATTGATGAGGCGGCAGTGAAAGCCTATTACGAGGCGCACAAGGAGCAATACAAAACCCAGCCCCAAATTAAGGCCAGATACCTCAAATTTTCGCCGGAGGATTATTTATCAAAGGTCGAGGTCTCAGAAGCGGAAATCGAGGCCTATTACCGCAATAACAAGAAAAAATATCAGCAGCCGGCAACCGTCCACGCCCGGCACATCCTCCTCAAACTCGATAAAACGGCCAGCCCGGAAGAGGTCGCCAAACGGCGGGAAAAAGCCGTGGAAATCATGGAAAAGGCCAGGTCGGGAAAAGATTTTGCCGGGTTGGCGCAAAAATACTCTGAAGGCCCGAGCAAGGAAAAAGGCGGGGATATCGGCACATTTGAACGCGGGGATATGGTCAAACCCTTCTCTGACAAGGCGTTTTCCATGGAACCCGGCGAAATCAGCGACCCCGTCCGGACCGAGTTCGGCTGGCACATCATAAAGGTCGAAGAAAAAACCGAAAAAAGCATCAACCCGCTGGCCGAAGTCAAGGATCAGATCCGCCAAACCCTTGCCATGGAAAAGGCCAAAAACAAGGCCTATGATGATGCGTTTTCCATGTACAACATCTCATTTGCCGGCGACGATCTGGTTAAGAACACCGAGTCCCGCGAGGACCTCTCGGTTCAGACGACCGATTTTTTCACGCGGGAGAAAGGCCCGGCCGGTGTTTCCGAATCCAAGGCCTTTGCCGAAGCCGCCTTTAAACTGCCTCTGATGGATGTCAGCGATGTCAAGGAACTGGGCAATGCATTTTTCCTGATACAGATCCTTGAAAAAAAGGAGGCACAAATCCCTGAATTTGAAACGGTTCGCGAGCAGGTAATCACGGACTGGAAAAAACAGGAGCGAAAAAAAGCGGCCAAAAATGCCGCCAAAGCATTCCTGACTGATGTCAAATCCGCAGATTCGATTCAAACCGCAGCAAGAGAGGCGGGCATTGAAATCCATACCACGGACTTTTTTACGCGCAACCAATCCATCCCTGAAATCGGCAGGGATCAGGCGCTGATGGATGCGGCGTTTAACCTGTCGGCGTCAGAGCCGCTACCGGATACGCCGATAGATGGCCAAAAGGGTTTTTACATTATTGCGTTTGCTGATAAGCAGATGCCGGATCCGGAAAACTTTGAAACAGAAAAAGAACAGGTGGTGCAACAGCTGCTGAACCAGAAAAAATCCCGCTACATGGATGCCTGGATCGCGCAGCTAAGGGAAAAAAGCGAAATCGAAATATCCGAACAGATAATAAACTAA
- a CDS encoding TIGR00153 family protein: MRIPFFNMFIASPFDALQEHAEKVKECSWAFQQAMECYASTRCDTFDEHHQEVIRFEHEADEIKRRIRGHLPKGVMLPIEKFQLFRYLREQDGVLDAVHESLKWLSFRSDAGIPEAVEKELFLLVDAVIEPIEELAHMVDEARKYFKTFSEKQRRKVKEIIRNLRQMEHDADQLEHALIEKIFANETDPISVFHLVRLAETIGSIADHAENASDMMRAMLAK, translated from the coding sequence ATGCGAATTCCGTTTTTTAATATGTTTATTGCTTCCCCGTTTGATGCGCTGCAGGAGCATGCTGAAAAAGTAAAAGAATGTTCCTGGGCCTTTCAGCAGGCTATGGAATGCTATGCATCCACGCGATGCGACACCTTTGACGAGCATCACCAGGAAGTCATCCGGTTCGAACACGAGGCGGATGAGATCAAGCGCCGGATACGCGGGCATCTGCCCAAAGGCGTGATGCTGCCCATAGAGAAATTTCAGTTGTTTCGCTATCTGAGGGAGCAGGATGGCGTGTTGGATGCGGTCCATGAGTCGTTGAAGTGGCTTTCATTCCGTTCAGATGCGGGCATTCCGGAGGCCGTGGAAAAAGAGCTGTTTTTGCTCGTGGATGCGGTGATCGAGCCCATCGAAGAGCTTGCCCACATGGTGGACGAGGCACGGAAATATTTTAAAACTTTTTCAGAAAAGCAGCGCCGGAAAGTGAAGGAAATTATCCGCAATCTCCGCCAGATGGAACATGATGCGGACCAGCTCGAACATGCCCTGATCGAGAAAATTTTTGCCAACGAAACCGATCCGATCTCGGTTTTTCATCTGGTGAGGCTGGCCGAGACCATCGGCAGTATCGCCGACCACGCGGAAAACGCCTCCGACATGATGCGGGCCATGCTTGCCAAATAA
- a CDS encoding inorganic phosphate transporter translates to MPTEIVVLTVGFMVGFYMAWNIGANDVANSMASAVGAKAITLRQAIFIAGILNIVGAAFIGSHVTDTIRKGIVSPDVMSDPHIALLGALSALLAASLWVSFATWRSLPVSTTHSIVGAMVGFGIAMGGVSVIHWPVLGAVVASWVISPVFSLIIGFVMFKLIVRAVLSKPDPYVIALKRAPWFISITVFIIAMSFLFKTPLGKNLALSTPAAALISLIIALSLGFLGRRLIVYKLDEEKKLRLGAEAIFRRIQIGTSCYVALAQGANDVANAIGPLAVIYFLVKKGTIGATVPVPFFLLLFGGVGIALGISMGGARVIQTVGSRITTLSNTRGFSVDFSAATTVLVASKLGLPVSTTHAAVGGVLGVGMARGFEAVNFSIIFKIMLYWVLTVPIAAITCVGIFKFLAWLF, encoded by the coding sequence GTGCCAACTGAAATTGTTGTTCTTACAGTCGGTTTTATGGTGGGGTTTTACATGGCCTGGAATATCGGGGCCAATGATGTGGCCAATTCCATGGCCTCGGCTGTTGGCGCCAAGGCGATTACCCTTCGCCAGGCCATCTTCATCGCCGGCATATTAAATATTGTTGGGGCGGCCTTTATCGGGTCCCATGTGACCGACACCATTCGAAAGGGGATTGTATCGCCGGATGTAATGAGCGATCCTCATATTGCCCTGCTGGGCGCCCTTTCCGCCCTGCTTGCCGCTTCCCTGTGGGTTTCATTTGCCACCTGGCGGTCCCTGCCGGTCTCCACGACCCATTCTATTGTGGGCGCCATGGTGGGCTTTGGCATTGCCATGGGCGGAGTTTCCGTCATTCACTGGCCGGTGCTCGGGGCAGTGGTGGCAAGCTGGGTGATTTCCCCGGTATTCAGTCTGATCATCGGGTTTGTGATGTTCAAGCTGATCGTGCGCGCGGTGTTGTCCAAACCCGATCCCTATGTGATCGCCCTGAAGCGGGCGCCGTGGTTTATCAGCATTACAGTGTTTATCATCGCCATGTCGTTTCTGTTTAAAACCCCGCTGGGTAAGAACCTTGCTTTGAGCACACCGGCTGCCGCCCTGATCTCGCTGATTATTGCCTTAAGCCTCGGATTTCTTGGAAGGCGCCTGATTGTGTACAAGCTGGATGAAGAAAAGAAGCTTAGACTGGGCGCGGAAGCCATTTTCCGCCGCATTCAGATCGGCACCTCCTGTTATGTGGCTCTGGCCCAGGGAGCCAATGATGTGGCCAATGCCATCGGCCCGTTGGCGGTCATCTATTTTTTGGTGAAAAAGGGGACGATTGGCGCTACCGTGCCGGTGCCTTTTTTTCTGCTTTTGTTCGGCGGCGTGGGGATCGCACTGGGCATTTCCATGGGCGGGGCCCGGGTGATCCAAACCGTGGGCAGCCGGATTACCACCCTTAGCAATACGCGGGGATTTTCGGTTGATTTTTCAGCCGCCACTACCGTTTTGGTCGCCTCCAAGCTGGGCCTGCCGGTCTCTACCACACATGCGGCGGTCGGCGGGGTCTTGGGTGTGGGGATGGCCAGAGGCTTTGAAGCGGTCAATTTTAGCATTATATTTAAAATTATGCTATATTGGGTTCTTACAGTACCCATAGCCGCCATTACCTGTGTCGGCATCTTTAAATTCCTCGCCTGGTTGTTTTGA
- a CDS encoding insulinase family protein: MRYKRMIQNLTIIIGLSVWLLIGSLLPAAVTTALAKSPSSDETAIFNPSKTLAHRQSDLKPDPNVTFGEFKNGFRYILMPNLKPEDRVSMHLYIQAGAMHETDTERGIAHYLEHMLFNGTENFKAGELVKYFQSLGMRFGPDVNGRTGFYNTVYDIDLPEGDKKSLDKGLLVLRDYAAGALIAADEVEKERSVILAEKRTRDSVDYRTFVETLKFEFPEALISSRLPIGTEEVIKSADRQLLKSFYDSWYRPARMLVIMVGDFDVNTAASLIKNKFADLSARGPLRDYPDPGKIEHNGTQVFYHHESEAGGTTASIEVVRKQPQPLDSKSIRRKRLLSNMASRIINYRLDELLDQPDTPFTSASIHAGNYLNYVQAAEIRADCPPDKWQPTIETLEQTLRKALEYGFTKSEIERAQKELTAELDRRVKSAPTRESSRLARQIINALNSRRVFQSPEQEKQLLAPMIEAADAEGIHAALKKDWSPEHRLVLVTGNANLTGKDTEPEQQIREVFNASRKTPVHAPEEQAILEFPYLDAPARDRKIAKKEEIQAPEMIRVEFENNVTLNIKKTDFKANQVKAALVFGHGNKAEPSDKPGLSQLAQKVVNLSGTGRLTRDQLKRALAGKNTSTSFQVEEDKFVFKGQSVSEEIPLLFSLLYTRIMDPGFREDAYNLAMRQFKQKYESWQHSIHGALILEGRRFLAGGDSRFGYPDLETFQQNSLLDVKEWVGGAMAEAPIEISVVGDLDVDAVIENAQKYFGALGSRKESSASAEEVSGPIFPAGKSRHIEVATKINKGLVDIAYPTDDFWNIHKTRRLSVLSAVMSDRMRIKIREKMGAAYSYQAYNHPSRAFPGFGIYHAVVEIAPDDAESIISAVKDISTSLAEQGVDKEERDRAVKPILTSIKERQKTNEYWLNSVLKGSSRHPEQIEWSRTFFEDYQSITPEELSKLAKQYLKNKKAAELIIAPAQMSVEPSLTTQSEPSSAKDM; the protein is encoded by the coding sequence ATGCGATATAAACGAATGATTCAAAACCTGACGATCATCATTGGCCTCTCTGTTTGGCTCCTTATAGGCTCCTTGCTGCCCGCAGCGGTCACTACGGCACTGGCAAAAAGCCCCTCAAGCGATGAGACCGCTATTTTCAACCCCAGCAAAACGCTTGCGCACCGCCAGTCAGATCTTAAACCTGATCCGAATGTGACTTTTGGTGAATTCAAAAACGGATTCCGCTACATCCTGATGCCCAACCTAAAGCCCGAAGACCGGGTCAGCATGCATCTTTATATTCAGGCCGGCGCCATGCATGAAACGGATACCGAACGCGGCATTGCCCATTATCTGGAGCATATGCTGTTTAACGGCACGGAAAACTTTAAAGCCGGAGAGCTGGTGAAATACTTTCAAAGCCTGGGCATGCGTTTTGGTCCGGATGTTAACGGCCGCACCGGATTCTACAACACGGTATATGACATTGATCTGCCCGAGGGGGATAAAAAAAGCCTGGACAAGGGCCTGCTGGTGCTTCGCGATTACGCAGCCGGCGCCCTGATCGCCGCTGATGAGGTGGAAAAAGAGCGCTCCGTGATACTGGCGGAAAAACGGACCCGCGATTCGGTCGATTACCGAACATTTGTTGAAACCTTAAAATTTGAATTTCCGGAAGCACTGATTTCCAGCCGACTGCCCATCGGGACCGAAGAAGTCATAAAATCCGCGGACCGGCAACTCCTTAAATCCTTCTATGACAGCTGGTACCGGCCGGCGCGCATGCTTGTCATCATGGTGGGCGACTTTGATGTGAATACGGCGGCATCGCTTATCAAGAACAAATTTGCCGATCTTTCCGCCCGGGGCCCTTTGCGCGACTATCCGGATCCCGGAAAAATAGAGCATAACGGCACTCAGGTCTTCTATCATCATGAGTCTGAGGCGGGCGGCACCACGGCAAGCATTGAAGTGGTGCGCAAACAACCCCAGCCGCTGGATTCAAAGTCCATCCGGCGCAAGCGCCTGCTTTCCAACATGGCCAGCCGGATCATCAATTACCGGCTGGATGAACTGCTTGATCAGCCGGACACCCCGTTTACCTCGGCAAGCATCCATGCCGGCAACTATCTCAATTACGTCCAGGCTGCCGAAATCCGGGCGGACTGCCCGCCGGACAAATGGCAGCCCACGATAGAAACCCTTGAGCAGACCCTGCGAAAAGCTTTGGAATATGGATTTACAAAAAGCGAAATCGAACGGGCGCAAAAGGAATTGACGGCGGAACTGGACCGCCGGGTCAAATCCGCCCCCACCCGGGAAAGCAGCCGACTGGCCCGTCAGATTATAAACGCGCTAAACAGCCGCCGGGTGTTCCAATCCCCGGAACAGGAAAAGCAGCTTCTCGCCCCTATGATCGAGGCGGCGGATGCGGAAGGCATACATGCGGCTTTGAAAAAGGACTGGTCCCCGGAGCACCGGCTGGTATTAGTCACCGGCAATGCGAATTTAACCGGCAAGGATACAGAACCCGAACAACAGATCCGCGAAGTGTTTAATGCCAGCCGCAAAACCCCGGTTCATGCACCGGAAGAACAGGCCATCCTTGAATTTCCCTATCTGGATGCCCCTGCACGGGATCGTAAAATTGCAAAAAAAGAGGAGATCCAGGCCCCTGAGATGATTCGGGTGGAATTTGAAAACAATGTGACCCTTAATATTAAAAAAACCGATTTTAAGGCCAACCAGGTCAAGGCCGCCTTGGTTTTCGGCCACGGCAACAAGGCGGAGCCCTCGGATAAACCGGGGCTCTCCCAGCTTGCCCAAAAGGTGGTCAATTTAAGCGGCACCGGCCGCCTCACCCGGGACCAGCTCAAACGAGCGCTTGCCGGCAAAAACACAAGCACAAGCTTTCAGGTGGAAGAAGATAAGTTTGTGTTTAAAGGCCAGTCGGTTTCCGAAGAAATCCCCCTGCTCTTTTCTCTTTTATACACGCGCATAATGGATCCGGGATTCCGGGAGGATGCCTATAATCTGGCCATGCGCCAGTTCAAACAAAAATATGAATCCTGGCAGCATTCCATCCACGGCGCCCTGATCCTTGAGGGGCGGCGCTTTCTGGCCGGGGGGGACAGCCGGTTCGGATATCCAGATTTAGAAACATTTCAGCAAAATTCCCTGCTCGATGTCAAAGAATGGGTGGGCGGGGCCATGGCCGAAGCCCCGATTGAAATTTCAGTGGTGGGCGATCTGGATGTGGATGCTGTGATTGAAAATGCCCAAAAATACTTCGGCGCCCTGGGATCGCGGAAAGAGTCGTCCGCCTCTGCTGAAGAGGTGAGCGGGCCGATTTTTCCGGCCGGCAAATCCCGGCATATCGAGGTGGCCACCAAAATTAATAAGGGACTTGTCGATATTGCCTACCCCACGGATGATTTCTGGAATATCCACAAGACCCGACGGCTCTCCGTGCTCTCGGCGGTCATGTCTGACCGGATGCGGATTAAAATCCGCGAGAAAATGGGGGCCGCCTACTCGTATCAGGCCTACAACCATCCCAGCCGGGCATTTCCGGGCTTCGGCATATATCATGCGGTGGTTGAAATCGCCCCTGATGATGCGGAATCGATCATTTCAGCTGTTAAAGACATATCGACAAGCCTTGCCGAACAGGGGGTTGATAAAGAGGAACGCGACCGCGCGGTCAAGCCGATTCTAACCAGCATCAAGGAGCGCCAGAAGACCAACGAATACTGGCTCAATAGCGTGCTCAAGGGCTCATCCCGGCATCCGGAACAAATCGAGTGGAGCCGGACGTTTTTTGAGGACTACCAATCGATTACCCCTGAGGAACTGTCCAAACTTGCGAAGCAGTACCTCAAAAATAAAAAAGCCGCTGAATTGATTATCGCCCCGGCACAGATGAGTGTTGAGCCGTCGTTAACCACCCAAAGCGAGCCATCAAGCGCGAAGGATATGTGA
- a CDS encoding DUF362 domain-containing protein, producing the protein MAPQTVTFSNFEQSVPAVLDAVGAGAHLAKQEKILLKPNLVTSMPHPVTTSAACCRAVIEYIRACSAADIIIAEGTGDPCETTYEVFDKLGYTRLSNELDVPLVDLNAEPVEQHTNPDCPRLPELFLPAIAFTHFIISLPVLKVHTLSQFTGSLKNMMGFAPPSHYAGAGGIWNKAAFHQGLQQAIIDLNRYRSPDLTLMDASVGMPDQHLGGRTCEPPVGKLVAGFDSLSVDRTSAGLLGLDWQKIVHLKDFVTAQG; encoded by the coding sequence ATGGCGCCGCAAACCGTTACTTTTTCAAACTTTGAGCAATCCGTGCCGGCTGTGCTGGATGCCGTGGGCGCCGGGGCGCACCTGGCCAAACAAGAAAAAATCCTTCTCAAGCCGAATCTGGTCACCTCCATGCCCCATCCGGTGACCACATCCGCGGCATGCTGCCGGGCGGTCATTGAATACATCCGCGCATGCAGTGCGGCGGATATTATTATCGCCGAAGGCACGGGTGATCCCTGCGAAACCACCTATGAGGTGTTTGACAAACTGGGATATACCCGGCTTTCAAATGAACTTGACGTGCCCCTGGTGGATTTGAATGCCGAACCGGTTGAGCAGCACACAAATCCGGATTGCCCGCGCCTCCCTGAGTTGTTTCTGCCAGCCATTGCCTTTACCCATTTTATTATTTCCCTGCCGGTTTTAAAAGTCCACACGCTATCCCAATTTACCGGCAGCTTGAAAAACATGATGGGGTTTGCCCCGCCATCGCACTATGCCGGCGCCGGCGGCATCTGGAACAAGGCCGCGTTTCATCAGGGCCTCCAGCAGGCGATTATCGACCTTAACCGATACCGGAGCCCGGACTTAACCCTAATGGACGCAAGCGTCGGTATGCCGGACCAGCATCTGGGCGGCCGCACTTGTGAGCCGCCTGTGGGAAAACTTGTGGCGGGCTTTGATTCTCTCTCCGTTGACCGCACATCCGCCGGGCTGCTAGGGCTGGACTGGCAAAAGATCGTTCATTTGAAGGATTTTGTGACCGCACAGGGGTAA
- a CDS encoding tetrathionate reductase family octaheme c-type cytochrome, translating into MSIESNWCSCTKCHAGYGWQDEAFDACGKEDGFCFDDPSRADCLVCHDTTGTYDKKKNTCGYPNESVDLGKVARNVGMPDRSNCGTCHWYGGGGNNVKHGDMGDALADPSPDLDFHMGALDFTCQECHTTENHRIAGRSTTSSVSEGKVTCTDCHAPAPHDSDSPVLEQLNSHCDAIACQTCHIPKYAKQTKTTTRWDWSRSGEPGKMLEETDQKTKKINKKKGFLIKEKGLIPSYDWYNGKHRRYLKGDPVNIAGVTYLNPPMGDINDPAAKITPYKLMKSKVPADKNLEHLIVPKLHNGYFTNYDWQEAARKGMKTAGLDFSGEITFVETVMHWRLNHEIAPKQEALSCLDCHGTEGVMDFKALGYKGDPAVTGGRSLK; encoded by the coding sequence GTGAGCATCGAGTCGAACTGGTGCAGTTGCACCAAATGTCATGCCGGCTATGGCTGGCAGGATGAAGCGTTTGATGCTTGTGGAAAGGAAGACGGTTTCTGCTTCGATGACCCGTCAAGGGCCGATTGCCTGGTCTGCCATGACACCACCGGCACCTATGATAAAAAGAAAAATACCTGCGGCTATCCAAACGAATCCGTGGATCTCGGTAAAGTGGCCCGAAATGTCGGCATGCCGGATCGTTCCAATTGCGGGACCTGCCACTGGTATGGCGGCGGCGGCAATAATGTAAAACACGGGGATATGGGCGACGCCCTGGCTGATCCGTCTCCGGATCTTGACTTCCATATGGGGGCGCTTGATTTTACCTGCCAGGAATGCCACACCACCGAGAACCATCGCATCGCCGGCAGAAGCACCACGTCTTCCGTGAGTGAAGGCAAGGTGACGTGCACGGACTGCCACGCCCCTGCCCCCCACGATTCGGATTCCCCGGTGCTGGAGCAACTTAATTCCCACTGCGATGCCATCGCCTGCCAGACATGCCACATTCCGAAATATGCCAAGCAGACGAAGACCACAACGCGCTGGGATTGGTCCAGGAGCGGCGAGCCCGGCAAGATGCTGGAAGAGACTGATCAAAAAACAAAAAAGATAAACAAGAAAAAGGGATTTCTGATCAAAGAAAAAGGGCTAATTCCGTCCTATGACTGGTACAACGGCAAACACCGGCGCTATCTAAAAGGCGATCCGGTTAACATAGCCGGCGTTACGTATTTGAATCCGCCCATGGGCGACATCAATGATCCAGCGGCAAAAATCACGCCCTACAAATTAATGAAAAGTAAAGTGCCGGCGGATAAAAACCTCGAACACCTGATCGTCCCGAAACTCCATAACGGCTATTTCACCAATTATGACTGGCAGGAAGCGGCCCGAAAAGGAATGAAGACCGCCGGTTTGGATTTCAGCGGGGAGATCACATTCGTGGAAACCGTCATGCACTGGCGGCTCAATCACGAAATCGCCCCGAAGCAGGAGGCGCTCTCCTGCCTGGACTGCCATGGCACAGAAGGCGTCATGGATTTCAAGGCCCTGGGCTACAAGGGCGATCCGGCGGTTACCGGCGGCAGAAGCTTAAAATAG
- a CDS encoding acyl--CoA ligase family protein: MNQDSVNYDVLSPVKFIWRSADVFRDKTAIIHGDTRYTYAEFYARINRLASALKAAGVKKGDKVAFVAPNIPPVLEAHFAVPMIGAALVTVNIRLSSPEIAYILNHSEAKVVVADNQFAGLLSPILDELESVEQFVNICDVSDERPLDGMSYEEFLETGSDEPVPCEVSDERDVLTLNYTSGTTGKPKGVMYHHRGAYLNAMGEIIEFNLDPDSIYLWTLPMFHCNGWCYTWAVAAVGATNVCLRKVEPAVIYDLIEKEQVTHLCAAPTVLIGLSGYLEENDIKLSHRLNINTAGAPPAPQVIQNMEASGAEVIQCYGLTEVYGPHTICTWQPRWNERSAEERATIKARQGVPYINAMYADVVDPKTYEPVPRDGQTIGEIVMRGNNVMLGYYKDEAATREAFDGGWFHSGDLAVRHPDGYIQIMDRKKDIIISGGENISTVEVENTLYKHPEVLEAAVVSTPHEKWGEVPKAFVTLKPGSSAAAEDIIAFCKEHLARFKAPKIVEFCDLPKTATGKIQKFKLRDKEWKGRDRKVA, translated from the coding sequence ATGAACCAGGATAGTGTGAATTATGATGTGCTCTCCCCGGTAAAATTCATCTGGCGATCCGCTGATGTGTTTCGGGACAAAACCGCCATCATCCACGGGGATACGCGGTATACGTATGCGGAGTTTTATGCCCGCATTAACCGATTGGCCAGCGCCCTAAAGGCGGCTGGCGTGAAAAAGGGCGATAAGGTGGCATTCGTGGCCCCGAATATTCCGCCGGTACTTGAGGCGCATTTTGCCGTGCCCATGATCGGGGCGGCGCTGGTCACGGTGAACATCCGGCTTTCATCGCCTGAGATCGCCTATATTCTGAATCATTCCGAAGCCAAAGTGGTGGTTGCAGACAACCAGTTTGCCGGGCTGCTTTCGCCGATCCTGGATGAACTCGAGTCTGTGGAGCAGTTTGTCAATATCTGTGATGTGTCCGATGAGCGGCCGCTTGACGGCATGAGCTACGAGGAATTTCTGGAGACCGGCTCAGACGAACCGGTTCCCTGCGAGGTAAGCGATGAACGCGATGTGCTCACTCTGAATTACACCAGCGGCACCACCGGCAAACCCAAGGGGGTGATGTATCATCACCGCGGCGCTTACCTAAACGCCATGGGCGAGATCATCGAATTCAACCTGGATCCGGATTCGATTTATCTCTGGACGCTTCCCATGTTTCACTGCAACGGGTGGTGCTATACATGGGCCGTGGCGGCTGTGGGGGCGACAAATGTATGTCTGCGCAAAGTCGAGCCGGCGGTGATTTATGATCTCATCGAAAAGGAGCAGGTCACCCACCTGTGCGCTGCGCCCACTGTTCTGATCGGTCTGTCCGGCTATTTGGAGGAGAACGATATCAAGCTGAGCCACAGGCTTAATATCAATACGGCCGGTGCGCCCCCCGCCCCCCAGGTGATTCAGAATATGGAGGCCTCCGGCGCCGAGGTGATTCAGTGCTACGGGCTGACCGAAGTTTACGGGCCGCACACCATCTGTACCTGGCAGCCCAGGTGGAATGAGCGGTCAGCAGAAGAGCGGGCCACCATCAAAGCCCGGCAGGGGGTGCCCTATATCAATGCCATGTATGCGGATGTGGTAGATCCCAAAACCTATGAACCGGTGCCCCGGGACGGGCAAACCATCGGCGAGATCGTGATGCGGGGAAACAATGTGATGCTGGGCTACTATAAGGATGAGGCGGCCACCCGGGAGGCGTTTGACGGCGGATGGTTTCACAGCGGAGATTTGGCGGTAAGGCACCCGGACGGCTATATCCAGATCATGGACCGGAAAAAAGATATCATTATCAGCGGCGGTGAAAATATTTCCACCGTGGAGGTGGAGAACACCCTTTACAAGCATCCGGAAGTCCTGGAGGCGGCCGTGGTCTCAACGCCCCATGAAAAATGGGGGGAGGTGCCCAAGGCCTTTGTGACCTTAAAGCCCGGAAGCAGCGCCGCGGCCGAAGACATTATCGCCTTCTGTAAAGAGCACCTGGCCCGGTTTAAGGCGCCCAAGATCGTGGAGTTCTGTGATCTGCCAAAAACCGCCACCGGCAAAATCCAGAAGTTCAAACTGCGCGACAAGGAATGGAAAGGCCGGGATCGGAAGGTGGCATAG